One segment of Sphingomonas telluris DNA contains the following:
- a CDS encoding AI-2E family transporter, which yields MAEPAPMSDERRFVRRVLIVLGLTTLVILAWQLRTLLLMLFGAIVVATVFRAFADRIEKLVRCRQGIAIVVSIAIGLAIIIGLVALFGSHVVQQVALLRETLPAAWKTVEARLGDVGLGEQVKHLAQSIKAPGGSSFSAFAATVLSIGSGIADVIVVIVAGIFLATQPRFYLTGAVKLIPPGKRHLALEAITESETALRLWLRGQLIAMVAVGLLTGIGLWYLGMPSALTLGLLAGVLEFIPFIGPILSMVPAVLLALAVSPDLALWVLLLYFLVQQFEGYLLTPLVQQYAVDLPGVVLLFSLIAFGALFGTLGVILAAPLTVVSYVLVKRLYVIETLHTPTPIPGEDVAHHTSSKA from the coding sequence ATGGCTGAGCCCGCGCCGATGAGCGACGAGCGGCGTTTCGTCCGCCGCGTGCTCATCGTCCTTGGGCTCACCACGCTCGTCATCCTCGCCTGGCAGCTCCGAACGCTGCTGCTCATGCTGTTCGGCGCGATCGTCGTTGCGACGGTCTTCCGCGCTTTCGCCGACCGCATCGAGAAGCTCGTGCGCTGCCGGCAGGGCATTGCCATCGTCGTGTCGATCGCTATTGGGTTGGCGATCATCATCGGCCTCGTCGCTTTGTTCGGCTCGCACGTCGTGCAGCAGGTCGCCCTGCTCAGGGAGACACTGCCCGCCGCCTGGAAGACGGTCGAAGCCCGCCTAGGTGACGTCGGCCTTGGTGAGCAGGTCAAGCATCTGGCGCAGAGCATCAAGGCGCCGGGGGGGAGCAGCTTCTCCGCCTTTGCCGCGACGGTTCTGTCCATCGGGAGCGGCATCGCCGACGTCATCGTGGTCATCGTCGCCGGCATATTCCTGGCGACCCAACCGCGCTTCTATCTCACAGGTGCAGTAAAGCTCATTCCGCCGGGCAAACGCCACCTTGCGCTCGAGGCCATCACGGAGTCCGAGACGGCTCTTCGCCTCTGGCTTCGCGGTCAGCTGATCGCGATGGTTGCCGTCGGACTGCTGACCGGTATCGGGCTCTGGTATCTCGGCATGCCTTCCGCGCTGACGCTCGGCCTGCTTGCCGGCGTCCTCGAATTCATTCCATTCATCGGTCCCATCCTGTCGATGGTACCGGCGGTCCTGTTGGCGCTCGCGGTGAGCCCCGATCTCGCGCTGTGGGTGCTGCTGCTCTACTTCCTGGTGCAGCAATTCGAGGGCTACCTGCTGACGCCGCTCGTCCAGCAATACGCAGTCGATCTCCCCGGGGTTGTCCTGCTCTTCTCGCTCATTGCGTTCGGCGCCTTGTTCGGAACGCTGGGCGTGATCCTCGCGGCGCCTCTGACAGTCGTCAGCTACGTGCTGGTGAAGCGGCTATATGTAATCGAAACGCTTCACACGCCGACGCCGATTCCCGGCGAAGACGTGGCGCATCACACCTCCAGCAAGGCGTAG
- a CDS encoding metallophosphoesterase family protein has protein sequence MPTGNDTITVAAIGDLHVTEGSVAPYREMFAEISRTADVLVLCGDLTNFGKTSEAEILAEDIRTCDIPVLGVLGNHDYECGQPENVAAILHEAGMTVLDEQAVEVQGVGFAGVKGFVGGFGRGELAPFGEPIIKAFVDEAMNEARKLENGLRTLRTERSVAVLHYSPIIETLEGEPIEIFQYLGSARLADAIDRFDNVKAVVHGHAHHGTYEGRTRRGTPVYNVAQFVVKPKFGRPYALLEV, from the coding sequence ATGCCAACAGGTAATGACACCATCACGGTCGCCGCGATCGGCGATCTCCACGTCACCGAAGGAAGCGTCGCCCCCTACCGGGAGATGTTCGCGGAGATTTCCCGCACGGCCGACGTGCTGGTTTTGTGCGGGGATCTCACCAATTTCGGGAAGACGTCGGAGGCGGAGATCCTGGCCGAGGACATCCGCACCTGCGACATTCCCGTCCTCGGCGTGCTGGGCAATCACGACTACGAATGCGGTCAGCCCGAGAACGTGGCGGCGATCCTGCACGAGGCCGGCATGACGGTGCTCGATGAGCAGGCCGTCGAGGTCCAGGGAGTCGGGTTCGCAGGCGTGAAGGGCTTCGTCGGCGGTTTCGGCCGTGGTGAGCTGGCACCATTCGGCGAGCCCATCATCAAGGCGTTCGTCGACGAAGCGATGAACGAAGCGCGAAAGTTGGAGAATGGCCTGCGGACGCTTCGGACCGAGCGAAGCGTCGCCGTGCTGCATTACTCCCCGATCATTGAGACGCTCGAGGGCGAACCGATCGAGATCTTCCAGTATCTGGGCTCCGCCCGCCTCGCAGACGCGATCGACCGGTTCGACAATGTGAAGGCGGTCGTCCACGGCCACGCGCACCACGGGACATACGAGGGCCGGACACGCCGCGGGACGCCCGTCTACAATGTCGCGCAATTCGTGGTGAAGCCGAAGTTCGGGCGGCCCTACGCCTTGCTGGAGGTGTGA
- a CDS encoding UbiA family prenyltransferase: MKTALAHTAAPDADAIKSYPLVLDLDGTLLRTDLLYEATLQFLKRRPFGIFLLAWWLCRGVAYLKHQVAMRSDLAIQLLPVNEALVGYARGAAEGGRTVIAATAANHELAAKVCTRFPFISEVLSSCERQNLKGTRKAQVLTQRFPEGFAYAGDSAADVQVWRAAQSGVFAGRDPHILAELSKNTALEADFSKPKPNVSTWLRATRVHQWAKNGLLFLPLLLAGQFLDLDRWSACIAAFVAMGLTASATYIINDLLDLEADRQHWSKRSRPIAAGEIGIPQAVIASIVLLSAGLLLAIGGAGLPAAGLLVVYCAVTLGYSLNLKRVPVLDVTVLASLFTLRLVLGAAAAQVRISAWLLVFSMFLFLSLALAKRSTEMGRKSASGHGEAPSHGRGYVAADVPLIAGFGLSSAIAAIHVLVLYLINDAFSDSLYRFPQLLWVAPVLIGLWLGRVWLLCGRGLLHDDPIQFAVCDKVSILLGAGVVASFAGAALIP, translated from the coding sequence ATGAAGACGGCGCTCGCGCATACTGCCGCGCCGGATGCGGATGCGATCAAGAGCTATCCGCTCGTCCTCGATCTCGACGGTACGCTGCTGCGAACCGACCTGCTTTACGAGGCCACTCTGCAGTTCCTGAAGCGCCGGCCGTTCGGGATTTTCCTGCTCGCCTGGTGGCTTTGCCGCGGCGTTGCCTACCTCAAGCATCAGGTCGCGATGCGGAGCGATCTCGCCATTCAGCTCCTGCCGGTGAACGAAGCACTGGTCGGATATGCACGCGGCGCCGCAGAAGGCGGGCGCACGGTCATCGCAGCGACCGCCGCGAACCACGAGCTCGCGGCGAAGGTCTGCACACGATTTCCCTTCATCAGCGAAGTCCTGTCGTCCTGCGAGCGGCAGAACCTCAAGGGAACGCGGAAGGCGCAGGTGCTGACGCAGCGTTTCCCGGAAGGCTTCGCCTATGCCGGAGATTCGGCCGCAGACGTGCAGGTGTGGCGCGCCGCCCAATCCGGGGTCTTCGCAGGCCGCGATCCGCACATTCTCGCCGAGCTCAGCAAGAATACAGCGCTGGAAGCCGACTTCAGCAAGCCCAAGCCGAACGTTTCCACCTGGCTGCGCGCCACGCGCGTCCATCAGTGGGCGAAGAACGGACTCCTCTTCCTCCCACTCCTGCTCGCCGGGCAGTTTCTGGATCTCGACCGCTGGTCCGCCTGCATCGCGGCATTCGTCGCCATGGGGCTGACGGCTTCGGCGACGTACATCATCAACGACCTCCTCGATCTCGAGGCCGACCGGCAGCACTGGAGCAAGCGCAGCCGGCCAATCGCCGCCGGCGAAATCGGAATTCCGCAGGCGGTCATCGCATCTATAGTGCTGCTGAGCGCTGGGCTCCTGCTTGCGATCGGGGGCGCCGGCCTGCCGGCTGCCGGACTGCTGGTCGTCTATTGCGCCGTCACGCTCGGCTATTCGCTCAACCTCAAGCGAGTTCCGGTCCTCGACGTCACGGTTCTCGCATCGCTCTTCACATTGCGGCTCGTGCTTGGAGCGGCGGCAGCCCAGGTGCGCATTTCGGCCTGGCTGCTCGTCTTTTCGATGTTCCTCTTCCTCTCGCTTGCTCTCGCCAAACGATCGACGGAGATGGGCCGCAAATCGGCGTCGGGTCATGGCGAAGCACCGAGCCATGGTCGCGGCTACGTTGCCGCCGATGTCCCGCTCATCGCCGGTTTCGGCCTGTCCTCCGCCATCGCGGCGATCCACGTCTTGGTGCTCTACCTGATCAACGACGCCTTCTCCGACAGTCTCTACCGCTTTCCCCAGTTGCTCTGGGTCGCCCCGGTCCTGATCGGCCTTTGGCTTGGCCGCGTGTGGCTGCTGTGCGGGCGCGGGCTGCTGCACGACGATCCCATCCAGTTCGCGGTGTGCGACAAGGTCAGCATCCTGCTGGGTGCCGGAGTCGTCGCCAGTTTTGCCGGCGCCGCGCTGATCCCCTGA
- a CDS encoding dihydrolipoamide acetyltransferase family protein has product MIDVRVPDEQEGTKAIVRAWLKQIGDAVAENDPLVEIETDKVTQEVSAPAAGVLSEIVLDTDAEAVPGALLGRISTDDVAATEVAPKAEAAPSVAERAVARPAPLSGDQETRLSPSVRRACLQHGIDPSRIAGTGRNGRITREDVDRLVASATVVSVGEPATAQPRQFSAQDIPHDRMRTTIAENMVRAVSEAPHVTAVFEADFSAIAAHKAALAAKGKKLSYTAYIVKAVGEAMAVAPAINGRWEKDRIAISPTIDVGVATALGEKGLVVPVVKDVASLSLEQVGAKLEDLTRRARDGKLERTDVSGGSFTISNHGVSGSLLAAPIILHQGQAAILGVGKLEKRVIVREVDGQDAILIRPMAYVTLTIDHRVVDGHQTNAWLTRFVEIIETWPSA; this is encoded by the coding sequence TTGATCGACGTCCGCGTTCCCGACGAGCAGGAGGGCACGAAGGCGATCGTTCGCGCCTGGCTCAAGCAGATTGGCGATGCGGTCGCCGAGAACGATCCACTCGTCGAGATCGAGACCGACAAGGTCACGCAGGAAGTGTCGGCGCCGGCGGCCGGTGTGCTATCCGAAATCGTGCTCGACACGGACGCGGAGGCGGTTCCGGGTGCGCTCCTGGGTCGCATCTCCACGGACGACGTAGCGGCGACCGAGGTCGCGCCGAAGGCTGAAGCCGCTCCTTCGGTCGCAGAGCGAGCAGTCGCAAGGCCGGCGCCGCTATCGGGCGATCAGGAAACGCGTCTTTCACCCTCCGTCCGCCGCGCCTGTCTTCAGCACGGCATCGATCCTTCACGCATTGCTGGGACCGGCCGAAACGGGCGCATCACGCGCGAGGACGTCGATCGCCTCGTCGCCTCCGCGACAGTTGTCAGCGTGGGCGAGCCCGCAACCGCTCAGCCGCGGCAATTTTCCGCGCAGGACATTCCGCACGATAGAATGCGGACGACGATCGCCGAGAACATGGTGCGCGCCGTCAGCGAAGCTCCGCACGTCACCGCCGTGTTCGAGGCGGACTTCTCGGCCATAGCGGCGCACAAGGCAGCGCTTGCGGCCAAGGGCAAAAAGCTCAGCTACACCGCCTACATCGTGAAGGCGGTTGGCGAAGCGATGGCCGTCGCGCCCGCGATCAACGGGCGGTGGGAAAAGGACCGGATCGCGATCTCCCCGACCATCGATGTCGGCGTCGCCACGGCGCTCGGCGAAAAGGGTCTCGTCGTACCCGTCGTGAAGGATGTCGCGAGCCTCTCGCTCGAGCAGGTCGGGGCGAAGCTGGAAGATCTCACTCGCCGCGCACGCGACGGCAAGCTGGAGCGCACCGACGTTTCGGGCGGCAGCTTCACCATTTCCAATCATGGCGTATCGGGCTCGCTGCTCGCTGCGCCGATCATCCTGCACCAGGGGCAGGCGGCGATCCTTGGGGTGGGCAAGCTCGAAAAGCGCGTCATCGTTCGCGAGGTCGATGGGCAAGATGCGATCCTGATCCGCCCAATGGCTTACGTGACGCTCACCATCGACCATCGCGTCGTTGACGGGCATCAGACCAATGCATGGCTGACGCGCTTCGTGGAAATCATCGAGACGTGGCCCTCGGCGTGA
- a CDS encoding ferredoxin--NADP reductase, with protein sequence MSAHFYPLKVAEIVPETAEANSIRFDLPVDLREVFAFKAGQHLTLKATIDGEEVRRNYSLCTAPEEQDWMVTVKRIAGGLFSNWVGDALKAGDTIEVMPPHGSFTTEFAPSARRHIVGIAGGSGITPVLSLLKTTLKEEPESQFTLLYGNRDSSSIIFLDALADLKDRYVGRLSLHHFLAEEEGDIDLFNGMLDRARCDVAITALVGDPSSVDAWFICGPGPMMDAAEGALLDRNVDKERIHIERFTADRPSAALAAEMAQLQTKAAGATMSVTLDGRTRRVAFTESNILDSARASGLPAPFACKAGVCATCRAKVTSGKVEMAARYGLTDEEVAAGYVLTCQSVPVGEGVAVDYDA encoded by the coding sequence GGTGGCGGAGATCGTTCCGGAGACCGCCGAAGCCAACTCGATCCGCTTCGACCTGCCGGTCGATCTGCGGGAGGTCTTCGCGTTCAAGGCCGGACAGCACCTCACGCTCAAGGCAACGATCGACGGCGAGGAAGTGCGCCGCAACTACTCGCTCTGTACCGCGCCCGAGGAACAGGACTGGATGGTGACCGTGAAGCGGATCGCCGGCGGCCTGTTCTCCAACTGGGTCGGAGACGCCCTGAAGGCCGGTGACACGATCGAAGTAATGCCACCGCACGGCAGCTTCACGACTGAGTTCGCGCCATCGGCCAGGCGTCACATCGTAGGCATCGCGGGCGGTTCCGGCATCACGCCCGTCCTGTCGCTGCTCAAGACCACACTGAAGGAAGAGCCGGAGAGTCAGTTCACCCTGCTTTACGGCAATCGCGACAGCAGCTCGATCATCTTCCTCGATGCGCTTGCCGACCTGAAGGACCGCTACGTCGGCCGACTCTCGCTCCACCATTTTCTCGCCGAGGAAGAGGGCGACATCGACCTGTTTAACGGTATGCTCGACCGCGCGCGCTGCGACGTGGCGATCACGGCCCTGGTCGGCGATCCCTCCAGCGTCGACGCCTGGTTCATCTGCGGCCCGGGTCCGATGATGGATGCGGCGGAGGGCGCCCTGCTCGACCGGAACGTCGACAAGGAGCGCATCCACATCGAGCGCTTCACCGCCGACCGTCCTTCCGCCGCGCTCGCAGCCGAGATGGCGCAGCTTCAGACCAAGGCGGCGGGAGCGACCATGTCGGTCACGCTCGATGGCCGCACGCGCCGCGTCGCTTTCACCGAGAGCAACATACTCGACAGCGCCCGTGCGTCCGGTCTGCCGGCGCCCTTCGCCTGCAAGGCGGGCGTCTGCGCCACCTGCAGAGCCAAAGTGACCAGCGGCAAGGTCGAAATGGCTGCGCGCTACGGCCTTACGGACGAAGAAGTCGCCGCCGGTTACGTCCTCACCTGCCAGTCCGTGCCGGTCGGAGAGGGCGTCGCAGTGGATTACGACGCGTAG
- a CDS encoding nucleotidyltransferase, producing the protein MMHQPLTPPDEFSAPESAEGFYAEVIRLMAESEIPFLLSGTYALSCYTGIVRPTKDVDVFAKAGDALRILSFFKERGFDVQIVDERWLYRVTRGDLFVDVITNMPTSSTHVNDEWFAHAPEARLFGTKVHLVPPTQFVWSKIFVADRYRYDGADVNHMILKRSEDIDWQQLISDMELYWEVLLMAVLNFRFVYPSERDLVPRWVIDELLERLNAQLEMPAAEKRVCRGRIFSPRDYMIDVDQWGFSEAVGNLEEDYANR; encoded by the coding sequence ATGATGCATCAACCGCTAACGCCGCCCGACGAATTCTCCGCGCCTGAATCCGCGGAGGGATTCTACGCGGAAGTCATCCGGTTGATGGCGGAATCCGAAATCCCGTTCCTGCTGTCCGGCACTTACGCCTTGTCATGCTACACGGGCATCGTCCGGCCGACGAAGGACGTGGACGTATTCGCCAAGGCGGGCGATGCACTGCGCATCCTGTCCTTCTTCAAGGAACGCGGATTCGACGTTCAGATCGTCGACGAGCGCTGGCTCTACCGTGTGACTCGGGGCGACCTGTTCGTTGATGTCATCACGAACATGCCGACATCCTCCACGCATGTGAACGACGAATGGTTCGCGCATGCGCCCGAGGCTCGCCTGTTCGGGACCAAGGTCCATTTGGTGCCGCCGACCCAGTTCGTCTGGTCGAAGATCTTCGTGGCCGACCGCTACCGCTACGACGGCGCGGACGTGAACCACATGATCCTGAAGCGATCGGAGGACATCGACTGGCAGCAGCTCATCTCGGACATGGAGCTCTACTGGGAAGTCCTGCTGATGGCGGTGCTGAACTTCCGCTTCGTCTACCCCAGCGAGCGCGATCTTGTGCCGCGCTGGGTGATCGACGAACTGCTCGAGCGGCTCAATGCCCAGCTGGAAATGCCGGCCGCCGAGAAGCGGGTCTGCCGCGGACGCATCTTCAGCCCCCGCGACTACATGATCGACGTCGACCAGTGGGGCTTCTCGGAAGCGGTCGGAAATCTCGAAGAAGATTATGCCAACAGGTAA
- a CDS encoding aromatic amino acid transaminase yields the protein MLTETDTRARGLADLPAVETDSLLQLIALCNADPRPEKIDAGVGVFRDSEGRTPILKVIKEAEQILVDTQESKSYLGMAGDKRYTELLRPIALGRHAEDPRIAGLQTPGGCGALRLGFELIATANPQARVIVGTPTWPNHPPIIRAVGLQIVEYPYYDREAGSIRFDAMVSALKEGRPGDVVLLHGCCHNPTGADLSDDQWDEVTRIVVERGLLPFVDIAYQGFARGLEQDARGLHGLLDVCDELIAAHSCDKNFSVYRDRVGTLFLKTGSAEATARAMAHVSQRAREMWSMPPDHGAAAVRIVLDTPELKQRWPGELSAMRDRINAVRQRIASADPRLAYIGGQFGMFSMLPVSKEQVLALREKHAIYMADSGRFNVVGLSDAQVDRFVAAVVETLNA from the coding sequence ATGCTGACCGAAACCGATACTCGCGCTCGTGGACTGGCCGATCTTCCGGCTGTCGAGACCGATTCCCTCCTTCAGCTGATCGCGCTCTGCAACGCCGATCCGCGGCCAGAAAAGATCGACGCCGGAGTTGGCGTTTTCCGGGACAGCGAAGGCCGGACGCCGATCCTCAAGGTCATCAAGGAAGCCGAGCAGATCCTCGTCGATACCCAAGAGTCGAAATCGTACCTCGGGATGGCGGGCGACAAGCGCTACACGGAGCTTCTGCGTCCCATCGCGCTCGGCCGGCACGCTGAAGACCCCCGCATCGCCGGCTTGCAGACCCCGGGCGGCTGCGGTGCGCTCCGTCTCGGCTTCGAGCTGATTGCGACCGCGAACCCGCAGGCGCGCGTAATCGTCGGCACGCCCACCTGGCCGAACCACCCGCCGATCATTCGCGCGGTCGGTCTGCAGATCGTCGAATATCCCTATTACGACCGCGAGGCCGGAAGCATCCGTTTCGACGCAATGGTCTCAGCGCTGAAGGAAGGGCGCCCGGGCGACGTCGTTCTCCTCCACGGCTGCTGTCATAACCCGACCGGCGCCGATCTCAGCGACGACCAGTGGGACGAGGTCACGCGCATCGTCGTCGAGCGCGGCCTGCTTCCCTTCGTCGACATCGCCTACCAGGGCTTCGCGCGCGGCCTTGAGCAGGATGCCCGCGGCCTGCACGGCCTGCTCGACGTTTGCGACGAGCTCATTGCCGCTCACAGCTGCGACAAGAACTTCAGCGTCTATCGCGATCGCGTCGGGACGCTGTTCCTCAAGACGGGTTCGGCCGAAGCGACCGCGCGAGCGATGGCGCACGTGTCGCAGCGCGCGCGCGAAATGTGGTCGATGCCGCCCGATCACGGCGCCGCGGCCGTTCGCATCGTCCTCGACACCCCGGAACTGAAGCAGCGCTGGCCGGGCGAGCTTTCCGCGATGCGCGACCGGATCAATGCCGTGCGCCAGCGCATCGCGTCGGCCGACCCGCGTCTCGCCTACATCGGCGGCCAGTTCGGCATGTTCTCCATGCTGCCGGTCAGCAAGGAGCAGGTGCTGGCGCTGCGTGAGAAGCATGCGATCTACATGGCGGACAGCGGCCGCTTCAACGTCGTCGGCCTCAGCGACGCGCAGGTCGATCGATTTGTCGCCGCCGTGGTCGAGACGTTGAACGCGTAA
- a CDS encoding alpha-ketoacid dehydrogenase subunit alpha/beta: MADRDPGKVSSKVNWRDVARWVLTSRELDRIEEQELVPAKKVLYQFSARGHDLAQVLLGLQLRRGDAVGGYYRSRPLLLTLGVPLTDALGSPMGLAGGYSDGRDIGAVFNHPGPDGPIALPMAGGVGTQYTPSVGWAQAIEYKRKVLGEGPEDAIAVVLGGDASCATGGFWSALTIATTQQLPLLIYIEDNGYGISVPSEYQTPGGNIAANLGSFKGLTILGGDGTDPGQAAQLTEEAVDFVRRKRAPALLRLTVPRLEGHSFQDTQAYKSKEFIEAEWVRDPLPKLKSHCAKFQIGDDDWERLEREVAWEVGAALAEAQQRPTSEPEQVTRHVFFEDEVQEVGGLINAGWAPPASTDVAATDGQRINMVTAIRRTLEQEIESNERVLMFGEDIGPKGGVHAVTLGLQEKFGRDRVFDTSLNEEGIIGRAVGMALAGLMPVAEIQFRKYAEPASEQLHDCGTMRWRTRNRFAAPIVVRMPGGFLKTGDPWHSQTNEVEFVHNPGWLVAVPSNAADAVGLLRASLRGNDPVIFFEHRAMLDDSWARRPWPGDDYVLPFGRAKKTREGDKITIVTWGAMVPRCEAAAEGVSADVIDLRTLMPWDREMVLESVRRTRRCLIVHEDLRSGGFGAEIAAVVADEAFLDLDAPVARVTMPDIPSPHHPRLLEWAVPSVERIRAEIDRLVGF, encoded by the coding sequence ATGGCAGATCGCGACCCCGGCAAAGTATCGTCCAAGGTGAATTGGCGCGACGTCGCGCGCTGGGTTCTGACCAGCCGCGAACTCGACAGGATCGAAGAGCAGGAGCTCGTTCCTGCCAAGAAGGTCCTCTACCAATTCTCCGCGCGAGGCCATGATCTCGCGCAGGTTCTGCTGGGACTTCAGCTTCGTCGCGGCGATGCGGTCGGCGGTTATTATCGGTCGCGCCCGCTGCTGCTGACGCTCGGCGTTCCGCTGACCGACGCGCTTGGGTCGCCGATGGGTCTCGCTGGAGGATATTCCGACGGCCGCGACATCGGCGCCGTCTTCAACCATCCGGGACCGGATGGGCCGATTGCCTTGCCGATGGCCGGCGGGGTGGGGACCCAATACACGCCGTCGGTCGGGTGGGCGCAGGCGATCGAGTACAAGCGCAAGGTGCTGGGCGAAGGGCCGGAAGACGCCATCGCGGTGGTGCTCGGCGGCGATGCCAGCTGCGCAACGGGCGGATTTTGGTCCGCACTAACCATTGCTACGACTCAACAATTGCCGCTTCTCATTTATATCGAGGACAATGGCTACGGCATCTCGGTTCCGTCCGAATATCAGACGCCAGGCGGCAACATCGCGGCGAACCTCGGTAGCTTCAAAGGTCTCACGATCCTGGGCGGCGACGGCACAGATCCGGGGCAGGCCGCGCAGCTCACCGAAGAGGCGGTCGACTTCGTACGCCGCAAGCGCGCGCCCGCGCTGCTGCGGCTCACCGTGCCCCGTCTTGAAGGACACAGCTTTCAGGACACGCAGGCCTACAAGTCCAAGGAGTTCATCGAGGCCGAATGGGTGCGCGATCCCTTGCCCAAGCTGAAGTCGCATTGCGCCAAGTTCCAGATCGGCGATGACGATTGGGAGCGGCTGGAGCGGGAGGTCGCCTGGGAAGTGGGCGCGGCCCTCGCGGAAGCGCAGCAGCGGCCGACCTCGGAGCCCGAGCAGGTCACGCGCCATGTCTTCTTCGAGGACGAGGTTCAGGAAGTCGGCGGGCTGATCAACGCCGGTTGGGCTCCTCCGGCGTCCACGGACGTTGCGGCGACCGACGGGCAGCGGATCAACATGGTCACCGCGATCCGCCGCACGCTCGAGCAGGAGATCGAGTCCAACGAGCGCGTCCTGATGTTCGGTGAGGACATCGGGCCGAAGGGCGGCGTCCACGCCGTCACCTTGGGCCTGCAGGAGAAGTTTGGTCGCGACCGCGTCTTCGACACCTCGCTCAACGAGGAAGGCATCATCGGCCGCGCCGTCGGCATGGCTCTCGCGGGCCTCATGCCCGTGGCCGAGATCCAGTTCCGCAAATATGCCGAGCCCGCGAGCGAGCAGCTCCACGACTGCGGCACGATGCGCTGGCGCACGCGCAACCGCTTTGCAGCGCCCATCGTAGTACGCATGCCGGGCGGGTTCCTGAAGACGGGCGATCCGTGGCACAGCCAGACCAACGAGGTGGAATTCGTCCACAATCCCGGCTGGCTCGTCGCTGTGCCCTCGAACGCCGCGGATGCGGTCGGCCTCCTGCGCGCTTCGCTTCGCGGCAACGATCCGGTGATCTTCTTCGAGCATCGCGCAATGCTCGACGATTCATGGGCGCGCCGCCCGTGGCCCGGGGACGACTACGTCCTGCCGTTCGGCCGGGCGAAGAAGACGCGCGAAGGCGACAAGATCACCATCGTCACCTGGGGCGCGATGGTCCCCCGTTGCGAAGCGGCCGCCGAGGGCGTCAGCGCCGACGTCATCGACTTGCGCACGCTCATGCCGTGGGATCGGGAGATGGTGCTGGAAAGCGTCCGCCGGACTCGTCGTTGCCTCATCGTGCACGAAGACCTGCGCAGTGGCGGATTCGGTGCGGAAATCGCGGCCGTAGTCGCCGACGAGGCCTTCCTGGACCTCGATGCTCCCGTCGCGCGCGTGACCATGCCGGACATCCCAAGCCCGCATCACCCGCGGCTGCTGGAATGGGCCGTCCCGTCGGTCGAGCGGATCCGCGCCGAGATCGACCGCCTGGTGGGGTTCTGA